The following DNA comes from Streptomyces sp. Ag109_O5-10.
CCTCGATCCGCACGCCGAAGCGGCCGGGCAGGTAGATGCCGGGCTCCACGGAGAAGCACATCCCCGGCACCAGCGGCTGCTCCTCGCCCTCGATCATGTACGGCGGCTCGTGCGTGGTGACGCCGATGCCGTGGCCGGTGCGGTGGATGAAGAACTCGCCGTACCCGGCGTCGGCGACGACCGCGCGGGCGGCCCGGTCGACCTCCTGGCAGGCGGCGCCGGGGCGTACGGCCCGGAAGCCGGCCTCCTGGGCGGCGCGCACGATGTCGTGCACCTCGCGCTCCTCGGCGGTCGGCGGGCCCACGTGCACGGTGCGGGTGGTGTCGGAGCCGTAGCCGTCCTTGAGGCCGCCGAAGTCGAGGACGACCATGTCGCCGTCCTGGATGACCCGGTCGCCGACCTCGTGGTGCGGGTTGGCGCCGTTGGGCCCCGAGCCGACGATGGTGAAGTCGACCTGTTCGTGGCCGAAGCGGCGCAGCAGGTCGGCGAGGTCGTGGCCGACGTCGGACTCGCGGCGGCCGGCGAAGGGAACCTTGCGGATCTCCTCGAACGTTGCATCGGCGGCCGCTCCGGCGGCGGCGAGGAGGTCGAGCTCGGCCGCGTCCTTGACGGCGCGGAGCATGGGGAGCGCGTCGGTGAGGGAGGCGTAGGAGGTGTCGGGGAGTGTCCGCTGCAGGCCCAGCAGGTGCATGGCCCAGGCGTTGTCGCTGATACCGAAGCGGCCGTCCTCGGCGAGCAGCCCGGCGGTCACGGCGTAGGGGTCGGTGCCGTCGGTCCAGTCCCGCAGGGTCAGCACCGCCGCGCCGTCGGCCTTCTCGGCGTCGGGGGCCTCCAGGGTGGGGACGACCAGCACGGGGTCCCTGCCGGGAACCAGGACGAGGAGGGTGAGCCGCTCGGTGACCGCGGTGGGGGTGTAGCCGGTGAGCCACACCATGTCGGGGCCGGGGGCGATCAGAAGACCGGCGAGCCCGGCGTCCGCCGCGGTGTGCGCAGCGCGCGTCATGCGGGACTTGTAGTCGCCGGCGGTGAAGGGGGCGGCGGTGCCGGTCATCCAGGGCCTCCTTGCGCGGGTGAGGGTGCCTCCGGGAGCATCCTGCCGGGTGCGGCGGGGGTGCGCGAGCCGGTTCGGGCGAAGCCATTGTGGTGATTCGCGGTTGTGGTGCCGGTGCGGGTGAGTTGTGGCTGCTCGGGCCGTTCCCCGCGCCCCTTTGGGGCGCGTCCGTGTGGGTG
Coding sequences within:
- a CDS encoding aminopeptidase P family protein yields the protein MTGTAAPFTAGDYKSRMTRAAHTAADAGLAGLLIAPGPDMVWLTGYTPTAVTERLTLLVLVPGRDPVLVVPTLEAPDAEKADGAAVLTLRDWTDGTDPYAVTAGLLAEDGRFGISDNAWAMHLLGLQRTLPDTSYASLTDALPMLRAVKDAAELDLLAAAGAAADATFEEIRKVPFAGRRESDVGHDLADLLRRFGHEQVDFTIVGSGPNGANPHHEVGDRVIQDGDMVVLDFGGLKDGYGSDTTRTVHVGPPTAEEREVHDIVRAAQEAGFRAVRPGAACQEVDRAARAVVADAGYGEFFIHRTGHGIGVTTHEPPYMIEGEEQPLVPGMCFSVEPGIYLPGRFGVRIEDIVTVTAEGGRRFNNTTREMVVVG